CTTTGCTTGAGACTGGATAGAACTTGGAGGTTCTGGAACAAAAATCAGTTCTCTTTCTTCTTTGAGGAGACCTGCCCAAGCTCCTGAGGTCTGTGTGGATTGCACTTCACTCATAGAAGAATCATACGTATCTTCTGGATAAACAGCCTGAGCGAAGGAGGCAAACACAGGATATAATGCAGTTGAACCATCTAGCTTTAATAGAGGGTTCTCTAGCTTGATGGCTGCTTCTTTGCCCAATTCAGCTACACGATCATTATTTTCAAATGGCTCATATTGGGTTAGATCAACATCCTGGGTGCTCATAATTTTCAGAGAATGTTGATACCAAGCTTTCCCGCCTTCCACTATGACAAAAAGAACAAACAAACTAATTAAACAGATAAACGTGTACTTCACGGTATTCTTAGCAAACTGTCCCCACACCCCTAAATTTGCAAAAATGAGTAGAGTGAGTACAAATGCTGCTGAAGCAAGACCGTACAGATCCTTGCCGGTAGAAATTGTTAAGATAATTGTTCCATAAAACCCAAAATATAAAATAACAATGGAAATGATAATAGATCCAATAACTCTCATGTTTTCCCCTTTATTAATTGTGTATTTATTAAAATCCACTTCATAAAATACTCCCCTACTCCACCCTCACAAATATGAAAATCAATACCAGGTTGTAAGTTGTTTATGTAAATTGTTCTGATGTATCAATAATGGGTATAAATTTTGACGGAGGACTCGAACCTCTTGGATCACCCCGAAACCCGTACCATTAATGGCAACTTTGACCTGTTGCAAGGTTCGGTATTCGCCTTTTCATTTTCGCTACCAACTTATCTTATGAAGAATGTAAATCAGTTTTCCAATTAAGCTCCTGAATCTTCACGTCATATAAACGATATTTCTGTGACAGTTCATTAACATGCTTTTGCATTTCTTTCACACTGATGGTTGTGATGTATTTGATTTCTGCACGCGAATAACGCTCAAGTTTCATGGATGCTTGGTCAAGAAGTTCGCTATAAATCTTGCGTTCCTGGCCAATGACGTCTCTAGATGCCAATGCATCCGCAAGCGACTCTACCTTATCAAATTTCGTATATAAGTTGGTCTTGTTTATTTGCTGAATCAGACGTCTAAGCTTCTCCAACAGTTCCGTTAATTCCTTCAACAACAGCTTCGGATCTTCATTCGGTTCGTCCCCTTCCTGTACCCTGACATTTTGCAGCAACCTATTTTTCAATTGCTCCACGCGCTTTTGATAATCCGCCCGTAGTATTAACGCCTCTGCTAATTTCATTAAAATCTCCTCCTATTCTACGAAAATATTGATTAATGCCAATAAGGCTGTTTCATCTCAATCACTTCACCAGTGCGAGGATTTACTAAAAAGAACCTATTGTCTGCCTCATAATGATAATCCCGGTTATTAATGAAAAAACGTATTTCTTCCGTATATATTGGCACCGTATTTCGATAGCTCTCTTCTTTGTACTCCACAATAGTAGATATATCATGGCTTTCATATACCAATTGCTTCGCTTGTTCGAACGTATAGGTTGGCTTTCCTATTAAAAACAAAATAATAGGTACGCTAAAAAACAAGCCTATAGCCTTCTTCTCCCACTGTTTCTTTAACTTTCCCTTCGTGTAGTTATAGACAACTACCATTCGAATGGTCATTACAGGGATTATCATACCTAAATCGAATACTCCCTTGTAAAAGTGTGAGTTAAGCCAAACTATAATACCAAGTTCTAAGAGGGTTGCAACTAGGGTGAAGAGGAAAAACTTATTCGACTTGGTCATTTATTTTCTCCTTAAATCAATCTTCCTTGTTTAAAAGCATCTCTGCATGGGATTTTATCATTGCTATGTAGTGCCCTTTATTAAAGGGTTTTGTTATATGACATATACCTCGCAGACTGCCTTTAACCAATGTTTTATTCAACTTTATATCAACAATCACTGTGAGATAGATCTTATCATTATGTTTTACAATACCAGTAACTTGTTTATTCTCTAAATCTATATTTGTATACTCGGGTGCAATTTTCAATGGGGCGAAGCTTGTATACCCTTTGCTTGACTTGTTATTTAAACGGAGTAATATATGTCTAACAAACTCTTTTGTTTTGGTAAACACACTACTTCTCCCTTTCCCTTCATCCTTTTCAAAGCACCTTACTACTTGAAGGAATTCTTCATCCAAAATCATAACTTAATCAAAATCTTCCCTTCATAGTTGCGGCTCTCTATTAGTTTATGTGCTTGTGCAACCTCACTTAAATCAAACACCCTGGCAATAGGGAGCACAATCTTTTCTGAAGCAAAAAGTTCTAAGACTTTCTCTGCTACACCAGCTAATCTTGCAGGATCATGTTTTCTCGTTGTACCTAAGCTAAACCCTTTGATATTTCTACAACTGCTGTGAACATCACTTGTTTTAAAGGTTCCTAGTTTGCCACTGCTATTACCAAATTGAACAAGAGTGCCATATAAGGCCAAACACTCTAAGCTTTTACTTGTAACCTCTCCAGCAACGGAGTCAAATATAACATTAGCACCTGAATTATTGGTTAACTTTAAAACATCCTCTACAAATGTTTCATAGGTACACACAACATCTGCACCTAGATTTTTCACATAACCTTCTTTACTAATATTTCCAACTGTTCCGATAATTTTCTTCACACCAGCTAACTTGGCGAGTTGCACTAACATGGACCCTACCCCACCTGCTGCACTGTGTATTACAATGGTATCTGTTTTTTTCACTTGGCCAATTTCATGGATTAGTATATAAGCTAAAATAGATACGGTTGGTGCAGTTGCAGCTTGTTTAAAAGAGAGACCATCTGGAATTTTAAAAACCAATTGTTCATTTGCAACTACATACTCTGCATATGAACCCGCTTTCGGAAAAGCTATTACCCGGTCACCCTTTGAGAATGATGAATCATCAGAAACTTCTTCAATTGTCCCAGCAACATCCAAGCCAAGTGTTAATGGTAATTCACCTTTCCCTTTATTCCCCATACGTTTTTTTATATCTGCATAATTTACACTCGTATATTCTGTTTTTATTAAAACTTCATTTTCACGAATCTTTGGGAATTCAACATCC
This window of the Sutcliffiella horikoshii genome carries:
- a CDS encoding quinone oxidoreductase family protein, giving the protein MKAVIQNEFGDSDVLLYTDVEFPKIRENEVLIKTEYTSVNYADIKKRMGNKGKGELPLTLGLDVAGTIEEVSDDSSFSKGDRVIAFPKAGSYAEYVVANEQLVFKIPDGLSFKQAATAPTVSILAYILIHEIGQVKKTDTIVIHSAAGGVGSMLVQLAKLAGVKKIIGTVGNISKEGYVKNLGADVVCTYETFVEDVLKLTNNSGANVIFDSVAGEVTSKSLECLALYGTLVQFGNSSGKLGTFKTSDVHSSCRNIKGFSLGTTRKHDPARLAGVAEKVLELFASEKIVLPIARVFDLSEVAQAHKLIESRNYEGKILIKL
- a CDS encoding PstS family phosphate ABC transporter substrate-binding protein, which gives rise to MDFNKYTINKGENMRVIGSIIISIVILYFGFYGTIILTISTGKDLYGLASAAFVLTLLIFANLGVWGQFAKNTVKYTFICLISLFVLFVIVEGGKAWYQHSLKIMSTQDVDLTQYEPFENNDRVAELGKEAAIKLENPLLKLDGSTALYPVFASFAQAVYPEDTYDSSMSEVQSTQTSGAWAGLLKEERELIFVPEPPSSIQSQAKAKDVELVLTPVGKEAFVFFVHKDNPVANLTMEDIQKIYSGEITNWKEFGGNDEPILAFQRPEDSGSQQMLRKVMGTKRLMDPPSDQRVSGMGGIIEETLDYENRKNAIGFSFRFFSETMVQNNKIKHLKVEGVAPSIESIQKDTYPFVSPFYAVHLSTATNPNLESFLEWIKSEEGQLLVEKSGYVPYY
- a CDS encoding DIP1984 family protein; its protein translation is MKLAEALILRADYQKRVEQLKNRLLQNVRVQEGDEPNEDPKLLLKELTELLEKLRRLIQQINKTNLYTKFDKVESLADALASRDVIGQERKIYSELLDQASMKLERYSRAEIKYITTISVKEMQKHVNELSQKYRLYDVKIQELNWKTDLHSS